Proteins co-encoded in one Bradyrhizobium sp. 170 genomic window:
- a CDS encoding acyltransferase yields the protein MGSNKMLRKTDRSDRTLKVRGRIVALDRARTFITLLVLIHHSAVNYTHFGNGDKMRWLGFDLIVLFNDSFFMACMFLISGLFVHGSLTPRGAADFVRNRAWRLGIPFLVSIFVLMPIAYYPTFLRYHLPGTTDFSFFHFWWRTLTVGPWPSGPAWFLWVLLALNIAAAVLQAVSPRLLKTSGLLIFSLRDRPWTAFAAFLAASVVIYVPMRLIVGDMSWLEPDGYPLPIQTSRILLYAGYFLTGFGIGAVSLRAGILSEEGALARRWPLWLAFASLFYGAILLQVYAHHNWIADFDSPPLAWQAGYGLAFSLFSAAMTFTVLTVSLAFASSRMKLLDAMRPNAYGIFLAHYIFIIWLQYAVYDYSWPAFVKFAVVFAGTLALSWAVTALLRKIPIVSRMI from the coding sequence ATGGGAAGTAACAAGATGCTGCGCAAGACCGATCGGAGCGACCGGACCCTCAAGGTGAGGGGGCGCATCGTCGCGCTCGATCGCGCCCGCACCTTCATCACGCTATTGGTGCTGATCCATCACTCCGCGGTCAACTACACCCATTTCGGCAACGGCGACAAAATGCGCTGGCTGGGGTTCGACCTCATCGTGCTGTTCAACGACAGCTTCTTCATGGCTTGCATGTTCCTGATCTCGGGCCTGTTCGTTCACGGCAGCCTGACCCCCAGGGGAGCGGCGGACTTCGTGCGCAACCGCGCGTGGCGGCTCGGCATTCCCTTTCTGGTTTCGATCTTCGTGCTGATGCCGATTGCGTATTATCCGACCTTCCTGCGCTATCATTTGCCTGGCACTACCGATTTTAGCTTCTTTCATTTCTGGTGGCGCACGCTCACTGTCGGCCCCTGGCCCTCGGGTCCGGCATGGTTCCTGTGGGTGCTGCTGGCGCTCAACATCGCAGCCGCGGTATTGCAGGCAGTGTCACCGCGCCTGCTGAAGACGTCCGGCTTGCTGATCTTTTCGCTGCGTGACCGGCCGTGGACGGCGTTTGCGGCGTTCCTCGCCGCCTCGGTCGTCATCTACGTGCCGATGCGGCTGATCGTTGGCGATATGAGCTGGCTGGAGCCCGACGGCTATCCGCTGCCGATCCAGACCAGCCGGATCTTGCTCTATGCCGGCTATTTCCTGACCGGTTTCGGCATCGGCGCGGTCAGCCTTCGCGCCGGAATCCTGAGCGAGGAAGGTGCGCTGGCCAGGCGCTGGCCGCTTTGGCTTGCCTTTGCGTCGTTGTTCTACGGCGCGATCCTGCTGCAGGTCTATGCCCATCACAACTGGATCGCGGACTTCGATTCGCCGCCGCTAGCCTGGCAAGCCGGTTATGGCCTTGCCTTCTCGCTGTTCAGTGCAGCGATGACGTTCACGGTGCTGACCGTGTCTCTGGCCTTCGCCTCATCGCGCATGAAGCTGCTCGATGCCATGCGGCCAAATGCGTATGGTATCTTTCTCGCGCACTATATCTTCATCATCTGGCTGCAATACGCCGTCTACGATTATTCCTGGCCGGCCTTCGTCAAGTTTGCCGTCGTTTTCGCCGGCACGCTGGCCCTGAGCTGGGCGGTCACGGCGCTGTTGCGGAAAATTCCGATTGTGTCGAGAATGATCTAG
- a CDS encoding serine hydrolase domain-containing protein, with product MLSRKLVSTGRCTMPLVAMIASVLLSAPLPAAQFGPPPNAPLSAEKLARIDDFLNDQVAQGEIPGAVILIQRRGKPVYFKWFGKRNVDAGIDMTPDAIFPLHSLTKTITSFAAMMLVDRGKIKLDDPVAKYIPSFAGMKVGVERKDESGKAVLDLVPLRRPVTIEDLLLHTSGITYGFYGPRGPVKAAYDGIYLGDFDNAEFAERIARLPLAEQPRTLWDYGHSIDVLGRLIEVASGQSLYQFEKTELFDPLGMTTTKFFLTDPAERGRYARPLRKDQHVERTSLEVTRWESGGGGLVSTVADLSRYGQMLLNGGSLDGRTYLSPATFAAMTTDHIGPGSGVASNYFYYPGDGFGFGYGFGVRTDPGNAMPPPPGSPGEIKWDGATGAYLVVDRAQDMFFVVLQNAPSGRLHVQVNVKKLIYDAFEK from the coding sequence ATGTTATCGCGCAAGTTGGTGTCGACAGGCCGCTGTACGATGCCGTTGGTTGCGATGATCGCATCGGTCTTGCTGAGCGCCCCTCTGCCCGCAGCCCAGTTCGGCCCGCCGCCGAACGCGCCGTTGTCGGCGGAAAAGCTTGCCCGGATCGACGATTTTCTCAACGACCAGGTCGCACAAGGGGAGATTCCGGGCGCCGTGATCCTGATCCAGCGCCGCGGCAAACCGGTCTATTTCAAATGGTTCGGCAAGCGCAATGTCGATGCCGGCATCGACATGACGCCGGATGCGATCTTTCCGCTGCATTCGCTCACCAAGACCATTACGAGCTTTGCCGCGATGATGCTGGTCGACCGCGGCAAGATCAAACTCGACGATCCCGTAGCCAAATACATTCCGTCCTTCGCCGGCATGAAGGTCGGCGTCGAGCGCAAGGATGAGTCCGGCAAGGCTGTGCTCGATCTCGTGCCGTTGCGCCGGCCCGTCACAATCGAGGATTTGCTGCTGCATACATCGGGGATCACCTATGGCTTCTACGGTCCGCGAGGACCAGTGAAGGCGGCGTATGACGGCATTTATCTCGGCGATTTCGACAACGCCGAATTTGCCGAGCGGATCGCCAGGCTGCCGCTGGCGGAGCAGCCGCGCACGCTGTGGGATTACGGGCACTCCATCGACGTGCTCGGCCGCCTGATCGAGGTCGCGTCCGGGCAGTCGCTGTACCAGTTCGAAAAGACGGAACTGTTCGATCCCCTGGGGATGACGACGACTAAATTCTTTTTGACCGATCCGGCGGAACGGGGCCGCTATGCCCGGCCGCTGCGCAAGGACCAGCATGTTGAGCGAACTTCGCTCGAGGTCACGCGATGGGAATCCGGCGGCGGCGGGTTGGTCTCCACCGTCGCCGATCTCTCGCGCTACGGGCAAATGCTCCTGAACGGCGGCTCGCTCGACGGCAGGACCTATCTCAGCCCCGCCACGTTTGCGGCGATGACGACTGACCATATCGGCCCGGGCTCGGGCGTCGCAAGCAATTACTTTTATTATCCTGGCGACGGCTTCGGGTTCGGCTACGGCTTCGGCGTCCGCACCGATCCCGGCAATGCGATGCCGCCGCCGCCAGGCTCGCCCGGTGAAATCAAATGGGATGGCGCGACCGGCGCCTACCTCGTGGTCGACCGCGCGCAGGACATGTTCTTCGTCGTGCTGCAGAACGCGCCATCCGGACGCCTGCATGTGCAGGTGAACGTCAAGAAGCTGATTTACGACGCGTTCGAGAAATGA
- a CDS encoding carboxymuconolactone decarboxylase family protein — MKPRMNYYQAAPDTIKALVALEAQIQASGLEKSLIELVKTRASQINGCAYCINMHTQDARKQGETEQRLYLLSAWHESPLYTDRERAALAWTDALTLIAETHAPDDLYEDVRAHFSEAETVNLTMLIGAINAWNRLAIAFRAVHPVKAKAAVA; from the coding sequence ATGAAGCCCCGGATGAACTACTACCAGGCTGCGCCTGACACCATCAAAGCGCTCGTCGCGCTCGAAGCCCAGATCCAGGCTTCCGGCCTGGAAAAATCGCTGATCGAGCTGGTCAAGACCCGCGCCTCGCAGATCAACGGCTGCGCTTATTGCATCAACATGCACACCCAGGACGCCCGCAAGCAGGGCGAGACCGAGCAGCGGCTGTATCTGTTGAGCGCCTGGCACGAGTCGCCGCTCTACACCGACCGCGAACGCGCGGCGCTGGCCTGGACCGACGCACTGACACTGATTGCCGAAACGCATGCCCCTGACGATCTCTACGAAGACGTGCGCGCCCACTTCTCGGAAGCGGAGACGGTCAATCTGACCATGCTGATCGGGGCTATCAATGCCTGGAACCGGCTGGCGATCGCTTTTCGCGCGGTACACCCGGTCAAGGCCAAGGCAGCGGTGGCTTAA
- a CDS encoding cupin domain-containing protein, giving the protein MTITMGRVAAMAVVALAIAAAPAAYAEGDKVTLVRSEKLPNVPGKSLTAVVVNYAPGGKSASHHHAGSVFAYVLSGSIRSENSATGPARVYEAGESFFEPPGSEHLVSENASTTEPASLLAIFVADDGAPLTTFEKK; this is encoded by the coding sequence ATGACAATAACGATGGGTCGTGTGGCAGCGATGGCCGTGGTTGCGCTGGCGATTGCCGCTGCACCGGCGGCTTACGCCGAAGGCGATAAGGTAACGCTGGTTCGTTCGGAGAAACTTCCGAATGTGCCCGGCAAGAGTCTGACCGCAGTCGTGGTCAACTACGCGCCGGGCGGCAAGTCGGCCAGCCATCATCACGCCGGCAGCGTGTTCGCCTATGTGCTGTCGGGCAGCATCCGTTCGGAAAATTCGGCGACAGGCCCGGCGCGCGTCTACGAGGCGGGCGAAAGCTTCTTTGAGCCGCCCGGCAGCGAGCATCTCGTCAGCGAGAATGCGAGCACGACGGAGCCCGCAAGCCTGCTCGCGATTTTCGTTGCCGATGACGGCGCGCCACTGACGACGTTCGAGAAGAAGTAA
- a CDS encoding D-amino-acid transaminase gives MEQIAYVNGSFVPLSEAKVSILDRGFLFADGIYEVAAVLDGKLIDNASHLARLERSVGEIELALPETTARIQEIQQELVKRNNLANGMVYLEVTRGADTGRDFAFPKGDVKPTLIMFTSTKDIINAPSARTGIKVITVPDLRWARRDIKSVALLAQVLAKQAAAVAGAGEAWMIEDGKVTEGGSSSCFILTQDDVIVTRQNGSAILPGCTRKAVVALAEERQLRVEERAFSVEEALAAKEAFVTSASVFVQAVVSIDGKTVADGKPGPMTNRLREIYVEFAKATAV, from the coding sequence TTGGAACAGATCGCTTACGTCAATGGTTCGTTCGTGCCACTTTCAGAGGCGAAGGTCTCGATCCTCGACCGCGGGTTCCTGTTTGCCGACGGCATCTATGAGGTCGCCGCCGTACTCGACGGCAAGCTGATCGACAATGCCTCGCATCTAGCGCGGCTGGAGCGCTCGGTCGGCGAGATCGAACTGGCCTTACCGGAAACCACGGCGCGCATCCAGGAGATCCAGCAGGAGCTGGTCAAGCGCAACAATCTAGCCAACGGCATGGTCTATCTGGAAGTGACACGCGGCGCCGATACCGGACGTGACTTCGCGTTCCCCAAGGGCGACGTCAAGCCGACGCTGATCATGTTTACGTCCACAAAGGACATCATCAACGCGCCCTCGGCCAGAACCGGCATCAAGGTGATCACGGTGCCCGATCTGCGCTGGGCGCGGCGCGACATCAAGAGCGTGGCGCTGCTGGCGCAGGTGCTGGCCAAGCAGGCTGCGGCTGTGGCCGGCGCCGGCGAGGCCTGGATGATCGAGGACGGCAAGGTGACCGAGGGCGGCTCGTCGTCGTGCTTTATCCTGACCCAGGACGACGTGATCGTGACGCGGCAGAACGGCAGCGCGATCCTGCCCGGCTGCACCCGCAAGGCCGTGGTTGCGCTCGCCGAAGAACGCCAGCTTCGCGTCGAGGAGCGGGCGTTTTCGGTCGAGGAAGCGCTGGCCGCCAAGGAAGCCTTCGTCACCAGCGCCAGCGTATTCGTGCAGGCGGTGGTGTCGATCGATGGCAAAACGGTCGCCGACGGCAAGCCCGGCCCGATGACCAACCGGCTGCGCGAGATCTATGTCGAGTTCGCCAAGGCGACGGCGGTGTAA
- a CDS encoding amino acid ABC transporter ATP-binding protein produces the protein MIEISHVNKWYGPTFQVLKDCTTSVAKGEVVVVCGPSGSGKSTLIKCVNALEPFQEGQIILDGIKVNDPKTDLPKLRARVGMVFQHFELFPHLRIIENLCLAQEKVLGRSHGEAMAKGEKLLERVGLTVHANKYPAELSGGQQQRVAIARALAMDPIAMLFDEPTSALDPEMISEVLDVMVDLAHEGMTMMVVTHEMGFASKVANRVIFMDKGEIVEDALKTDFFGSPRSERAQKFLSKILSH, from the coding sequence ATGATCGAAATCAGCCACGTCAATAAATGGTACGGGCCGACCTTCCAGGTGCTGAAGGACTGCACCACCAGCGTCGCCAAGGGCGAGGTCGTGGTGGTTTGCGGCCCGTCGGGCTCGGGAAAGTCGACGCTGATCAAATGCGTCAACGCGCTGGAGCCGTTCCAGGAAGGCCAGATTATTCTCGACGGCATCAAGGTCAACGATCCCAAGACCGATCTGCCGAAACTGCGCGCCCGCGTCGGCATGGTGTTCCAGCACTTCGAGCTGTTTCCGCACCTGCGCATCATCGAAAACCTGTGCCTGGCGCAGGAGAAGGTGCTGGGCCGCTCGCATGGCGAGGCCATGGCCAAGGGCGAAAAGCTGCTCGAGCGCGTGGGGTTGACGGTGCATGCGAACAAATACCCGGCCGAACTGTCCGGCGGCCAGCAGCAGCGCGTGGCGATTGCGCGCGCTCTCGCCATGGATCCGATCGCGATGCTGTTCGACGAGCCGACTTCCGCGCTCGATCCCGAAATGATCAGCGAGGTGCTCGACGTCATGGTCGATCTCGCCCACGAGGGCATGACCATGATGGTCGTCACCCACGAAATGGGCTTTGCCAGCAAGGTCGCCAATCGCGTGATCTTCATGGACAAGGGCGAGATCGTCGAGGATGCGCTGAAGACCGATTTCTTCGGTAGCCCCCGCAGCGAGCGCGCGCAGAAATTCTTGTCGAAGATTCTGTCGCATTGA
- a CDS encoding ABC transporter permease subunit (The N-terminal region of this protein, as described by TIGR01726, is a three transmembrane segment that identifies a subfamily of ABC transporter permease subunits, which specificities that include histidine, arginine, glutamine, glutamate, L-cystine (sic), the opines (in Agrobacterium) octopine and nopaline, etc.), whose protein sequence is MFDNLDFDVIRRSLPYLFLDGMSFTLMLTGLSALGGLVFGTMIALMRLSSYRLMGRIAGLYVDFMRSLPLVLVIFWFYFLVPYIGQWLTGASRPIRVGAFTSSLVTFIMFEAAYFSEIMRAGIQSISKGQPAAASALGLTYSQSMRYIVLPQAFRNMLPVLLTQTIVLFQDTSLVYVLSIPDFLGAASKVAQRDGRLVEMYLFAAVVYFVISCVASYGVRRLQARIAIVR, encoded by the coding sequence ATGTTCGACAACCTCGATTTCGACGTTATCCGCCGCTCGCTGCCCTATCTGTTCCTCGACGGCATGAGCTTTACGCTGATGTTGACCGGGCTGTCGGCACTGGGCGGTCTGGTCTTCGGCACGATGATCGCGCTGATGCGGTTGTCGAGCTACAGACTGATGGGCCGCATCGCCGGGCTCTATGTCGACTTCATGCGCTCGCTGCCGCTCGTGCTGGTGATCTTCTGGTTCTATTTCCTGGTGCCCTATATCGGGCAATGGCTGACGGGCGCGTCGCGGCCGATACGCGTCGGCGCGTTCACCTCTTCGCTCGTCACCTTCATCATGTTCGAGGCGGCGTACTTCTCCGAGATCATGCGTGCCGGCATCCAGTCCATTTCCAAGGGGCAGCCCGCGGCCGCAAGCGCGCTCGGCCTGACCTACAGCCAGTCCATGCGCTACATTGTGCTGCCGCAGGCGTTCCGCAACATGCTGCCGGTGCTGTTGACCCAGACTATCGTGCTGTTCCAGGACACTTCGCTGGTCTACGTGCTGTCGATCCCGGATTTCCTCGGCGCCGCCAGCAAGGTGGCGCAGCGCGACGGACGGCTGGTCGAGATGTACCTGTTCGCGGCGGTGGTCTATTTCGTGATTTCCTGTGTCGCGTCCTATGGCGTCCGACGCCTGCAGGCACGCATTGCTATTGTTCGGTGA
- a CDS encoding amino acid ABC transporter permease — protein MNYNWNWHIFFEPNPTGAGNYLDMLVSGLVLTIETALLAWVIALIFGTIIGILRSLPSKTASWVGFGYVEFFRNMPLLVQLFLWFFVLPELLPRAAGLWMKQLPNAPFWTAAIGVGLFMSARVAVQLAAGIASLPRGQKQAATALGLTTAQGYRYVLLPMAFRIIMPPLTSEFLNTVKNTSVAITIGLIELTGQARAMQEFSFQVFEAFTAATVMYLAINIIVVTGMRFLERSLAIPGYITGK, from the coding sequence GTGAACTATAACTGGAACTGGCACATCTTCTTCGAGCCGAACCCGACTGGGGCCGGCAATTATCTCGACATGCTGGTGTCGGGCCTGGTGCTGACCATCGAGACGGCTCTTCTTGCCTGGGTCATTGCGCTGATCTTCGGCACGATCATCGGCATCTTGCGCTCGCTGCCGTCGAAGACGGCATCCTGGGTTGGCTTTGGCTACGTCGAATTCTTCCGCAACATGCCGCTATTGGTGCAGCTCTTTCTCTGGTTCTTCGTGCTGCCGGAACTGTTGCCGCGCGCCGCGGGGTTGTGGATGAAGCAGCTCCCCAACGCGCCGTTCTGGACGGCGGCGATCGGGGTGGGGCTGTTCATGTCGGCGCGCGTCGCCGTGCAGCTCGCCGCAGGTATCGCCTCGCTGCCGCGCGGGCAGAAGCAGGCGGCGACCGCGCTCGGGCTGACGACGGCGCAGGGCTATCGCTATGTGCTGCTGCCGATGGCGTTCCGCATCATCATGCCGCCGCTCACTTCCGAGTTTCTCAATACCGTGAAGAATACTTCCGTCGCGATCACCATCGGCCTGATCGAACTGACCGGCCAGGCGCGGGCGATGCAGGAATTCTCGTTCCAGGTGTTCGAGGCCTTCACCGCCGCGACCGTGATGTATCTCGCGATCAACATCATCGTCGTCACCGGCATGCGCTTCCTCGAACGCAGCCTGGCGATCCCCGGCTATATCACGGGGAAATAG